A region of the Mus caroli chromosome 7, CAROLI_EIJ_v1.1, whole genome shotgun sequence genome:
ACAGGGTCTCAGGGTAGTTGCCAGAAAAGATTATGGCTGTGCTAGTGAAGGAGTCTGAGCCCATGGAAAGATGGGGTGTCTCTTCGAGCTCCTGAAAGAGTTGCAGAAGGGATGGGTGCtctgggagagggggagaggagggagctcACCTTTCGCAGCAGGGCTACCATCTCCTTGGACCAGGTGGGCACGTACTGGACACTCACAGTGCTGAACAGCTGAACGAGCGACTCCACAGCATTGCTCGAGTGGATATCGTAGGGTCTCTGTGGGCAGGGATGCACTACACCAGTGCCTTCCCCAGCACGGCACCCAGACAAAAGTACAAACACCCTAGGAGCCCAGCTTCAGTCCCAGGTGAAGGCCAGGCTCTGAGAACAGCAGCCACCTGTTCCAGAGGCTAGGGGGTAGAGCTTGTGCCCCGACTGAACTGGGTATCAGAGGCCAGAAGCTCATCTGTCAAGGGTATGCCCTCTCTACCACCACCAAGACCTGAGGCCTGAGTAGTTCAGTCCAAAAGGAcaggaggttttttgttttgtttgcttgtttgtttgtttgtttgtttgtttgttttaccaggATTGGGGCTTCATGGAATGGTAGAGGATACCATATGAGACTTACGCAGATCACTGCCTCTGCCCCTAGAGAAAAGCAAGTCCCTCCCAAGAACCTGCTAGACACACATCCCAGCCACCCAAGGAGACTTGCTAACTCAGGCATCTGTCTTAATATGCTTAAAAGCCCGAGTCCTCTGaggttatgggggggggggtatcatCCTCCATCCATGGCtgtcagccagtccagggcaagGAATTGGCTAGCTTAGGGTTACAAGGCTCCGTACCCATCCTCGTAGCAGCTCGTAAGCCATCACCCCCACCGACCACCAGTCCACCTCGAAGGAGTAGCCAGTCCCGCCATTGACGAAAGAGTGGAAGATCTCTGGAGCTTTCCAAcgaagagaagaaagagctgaGCTGTGGGGCTAGAGGGCCTGATGACCCCGCATCACACCGCCAGGTCTGCACCAGATCTAAAAGAGAACACTACCCACCACCCTACCCGCCACAGTTCTGCACTGTGCCACCTGCTGGGAGGAGCCCCCTTCTGGACCAGCCCACAGCAGATAAAACACTGCATTGCCATTTGGTTGCACCCCATTGTCCTCTGCTCTAAGACTTTATCTAACTATGGAGTAAGGACGAGGCAGGGGCATGGCTCTGCATGGTCAGGTGTCATCTGACGCCTTCGGCTTACCCATGTACGGTTTGGTCCCAGCTAAAGCTGTCGCCCTCTCCCCATCCTTTATGATGGTGGCAATGTTGAAGTCAGTAAGGTGTGCATGTCCTGTGAAGAAAGGGCAGACATGGCTTTCCAGGTCCTGGGTCGGGTACCCACACTTCTCTCTGTGtcccagagctccagggactcACCTTGTTCATCCAGGAGGATGTTGTCAGGCTTGACATCTCTAGGAGGACAGAAGGTGACAAGAAAATGAGCTTGGACCCACACTATTCATGCCCTGAGGTCTCTGACAGATGCCCCCATCAGAGGCAGAGGCTTGGAAGGCTTGGCTTTTAGAATGAATCCTAACATAGAACCTAGTGTCATAGAGGGCATACCACACACTATTCAGAGGGCACCAGGGCCACCTAGAAGGCAGCTACAAGGGAGCCACCAGCAATCCATGGAGTCTTGTCCAGAGGACATGTAGGACTGTGCAGAAGGCACCTACAGCTGGAAGCCTCTGGGGACTGCAGAAGACCCTCAGGGCCGGGTTCCCATGATGCCCTCACTAGATCCCTGGAACTGCCCAGAAGTGGACTCGTCTACACTCTGCTCACAATCTGACTTCAGCCCTCTCCACCTTGGCTTCTAGGAAGACATCTAGCACTCAGTAACCATCACATACCTGACTCCTGTCCAGACAACAGAATCCCAGGGCAGAGAGGTTAGAAATCAGGTTTATCTGCCTTATAACACACCTCAGTTTGAGCCAAGACTGCAGGATTTCAGCCTAATTTCTGCTCCCTGATTCTACCTGCTTGCTAATTAGACATTTCCCCAATTCCATCTGGTTTTTACAAACGCCACAATCAGTATGAAGTCCCATGATGTGGTCAATAGATAAATAAGAGCCACTGGGTGTGGCCAGGCTCTGTGGTACACCCATGAGGACTAAGTTCTCTGTGTCCATCCTCAAAGTGGGTGGTTTGGACAGGGCCCACCACTGGGAAGAGGAGCCAGACCAGGCTTGGGTGTGACCCAAGGGTATTCCCAACCGTTCAGCCTAGGAAGATGCCTCATGCCACAGGCGTTCACACACCTGTGGATGATGTGTTGGCTACGAAGGTAGTCCAGGGCCAGGGCCATCTCGCAGATGTACAGCCTCACTGTGTCCTCTGAGAACTGGACATTCTGCTGTAGGTGGTAGCGCAGGTCTCCCCCCAGAAGCAGATCCACCACCATGAACATGTCCTCCTCATCCTGGAAGGAGTACCTGTGGGTACCAGGAGGAGACTTGGTCCTCATCATGGAAGGAGTACCTGTGGGTACCAGGGGGAGACTTGGCCCTCATCCTGGAAGGAGTACCTGTGGGTACCAGGGGGAGACTTGGCCTATGAATGGTTTGGGGATCCAGAGCAGtggctcctccctccttccagtcTGATCACCATCATGCCTGAAGCATTCCCCACACCCTGCTCAGAGCTGCGCCAAGACCCTAGGGAAGACAGAACAGCCATGTCCATGAGGGCGGTTTGGCTGTGAGCATAGATGCCTGTGAGTGACAACTGAAGAACAGAAACTGCACATTTCCGAGCTGTTCCAGGCTTCCCTGGCTTCTTCTATGAGGACACACGAAAGTGGTTTGTAAGAGAAGAACATGAGACAGTGCCAGTGAAATGCCGAGTACAGATCTGGGTGAGGAATTGGTATTTAATGACCAGACACCATGGTGACAATGGTGGTGGTGTTAGttataatgatggtggtggtgatgttgatAGCAAGATGGTGCTTGCGATAGTGACAGTGTGATGACAGTGCTGGTGCTGGTGATGACAGTGCTGGTGCTGGTGATGACAGTGATGGTGCTGGTGATGACAGTGCTGGTACTGGTGATGACAGTGATGGTGCTGGTGATGACAGTGCTGGTGCTGGTGATGACAGTGCTGGTACTGGTGATAGTGTGATGATAGTGATGGTGCTGGTGATAGTGTGATGATAGTGATGGTGCTGGTGATAGTGTGATGATAGTGATGGTGCTGGTGATAGTGACAGTGTGATGACAGTGATGGTGCTGGTGATGACAGTGCTGGTGCTGGTGATAGTGACAGTGTCATGATAGTGATGGTGATAGTNNNNNNNNNNNNNNNNNNNNNNNNNNNNNNNNNNNNNNNNNNNNNNNNNNNNNNNNNNNNNNNNNNNNNNNNNNNNNNNNNNNNNNNNNNNNNNNNNNNNNNNNNNNNNNNNNNNNNNNNNNNNNNNNNNNNNNNNNNNNNNNNNNNNNNNNNNNNNNNNNNNNNNNNNNNNNNNNNNNNNNNNNNNNNNNNNNNNNNNNNNNNNNNNNNNNNNNNNNNNNNNNNNNNNNNNNNNNNNNNNNNNNNNNNNNNNNNNNNNNNNNNNNNNNNNNNNNNNNNNNNNNNNNNNNNNNNNNNNNNNNNNNNNNNNNNNNNNNNNNNNNNNNNNNNNNNNNNNNNNNNNNNNNNNNNNNNNNNNNNNNNNNNNNNNNNNNNNNNNNNNNNNNNNNNNNNNNNNNNNNNNNNNNNNNNNNNNNNNNNNNNNNNNNNNNNNNNNNNNNNNNNNNNNNNNNNNNNNNNNNNNNNNNNNNNNNNNNNNNNNNNNNNNNNNNNNNNNNNNNNNNNNNNNNNNNNNNNNNNNNNNNNNNNNNNNNNNNNNNNNNNNNNNNNNNNNNNNNNNNNNNNNNNNNNNNNNNNNNNNNNNNNNNNNNNNNNNNNNNNNNNNNNNNNNNNNNNNNNNNNNNNNNNNNNNNNNNGTGCTGGTGATAGTGATGGTTCTGGTGATGACAGTGCTGGTGCTGGTGATAGTGACAGTGTCATGATAGTGATGGTGATAGTGACAGTGTGATGATAGTGATGGTGCTTGTGATAGTGTGATGATAGTGATGGTGCTGGTGATGACAGTGCTGGTGATAGTGACAGTGTGATGACAGTGCTGGTGATAGTGACAGTGTGATGATAGTGATGGTGCTGGTGATAGTGATGGTTCTGGTGATGATAGTGATGGTGCTGGTGGTTATAGTGATGGTTCCGGTGATGATAGTGATGGTAGTGGTGATAGTGATGATGGTGGTCATCTTGTTCCCTGTCCTCCATAAGCcattctctctcagcctcagtgGAAGGAGGCTGGAGAAGGTGGCACGGGCAAGATTTTGAGGAAGAGGTCAGGAAGAGGGGCAAGGAGACTTGGGATGTCCCCAGTGCACACAAGACTAGGTGGCAGGTGACATCTAGGGCTCTGGGATGTGGAAGGGGAGTGCAGCTGCAGGAGGTTAGGAAAATAGACTCTGAAGTCCTGGCTGTGGCCCATGTCACTGCAGCACCTGAACGGTTGCAGGCccagaggttgtgtgtgtgtgtgtgtgtgtgtgtgtgtgtgtgtgtgtgtgtgtgtgtctgatcaTTAGGCAACACTGCCTTTTAGAGTGCCTGGGAGGCTGGGCTGCTGAGGCCCCAAAGACAAAaatcctgtccttccttctttccaaaaAGCCTCAGTGCCGACTGTGTTCCcacctcacagcaaacttcctcctttcccctgacATGGGTGGGTTTGAGGGGTATGTCTCATTTAGACCTTCTCCCCGCTTTATGATGTCCAGTATGCTAAAACATGATGGAATGTGTACCATAAAAATGCTATCTGAGTCTGTCACTCCTCAGCCTGCCTGGGAATAACCAGCCACAAGCATCCTGGAGATTCTAAGTAGGAAGCAAGCCATTCTGGAGCCATGCTATGTAGCCTCTGGGAAGTGGCCACTGTCTACTTTGTAGATTCTTGACTTACTGTAGCAGAAAACAAGACAGCAGGTTGCAGTTGGGGCAGGTGGACATagggtcctgtgcatgctgttaTGTTTACATATGGTCCCATAGACTCACGTGTTTAAACAAACCTatggggggggcagggagtggaatatgatggtttgtatatgcttagcccaggaagtggcactattcaagggtgtggccctgttggagtaggtgtatcactgtgagtgtggactttaagaccctcatcctagctgcctgggagccagtattctgctagcagccttcagatgaagatacagaactctcagctccttctgcaccatgcctgcctggttgctgccatgttccctccttgatgatattggactgaacctatgaaccggtaaaccagccccaattaaatgttgtccttataagagttgccttggtcatggtgtctgttcacagcagtaaaaccctaactaagacagaaggagTCAATGAAAACCCCTGGGCCAGGGGATATCCATGCACTGAGAGAACTCCAGTGTTGAGAGGATCCCTGTGGGTCAGGGAGCAGTCCTGcaatggagaggagaggaaggaatcAACCTCCCAGGAGCCCATGGTTCTTAGGCCTCTGACAGGAACCTATACTTGGTAGTATGATTTAGTGCTAAGCACTGGGCTCCTAGCAGATCCTGGGGAGATTCTATATGAATCCCAGCACACCATGGACCTCTGGGCCTACCAGGTCCTGAACATAGAAGCTGAatagactgggggagggggagggagggctaGCATATGGGAAACATCCTTGGGTTTTCGAGCCAAAGAACAGCTAGGTCCCTTGTCCCACTCCAGAGGGTCAATCCCACCTCAAAGGTCATTCATCCCTGGCAGGCCCCCGGGTGGACTCACCAGAGGTTCACCAGGAAGACATGCTCGATCTCCTGCAGGATCTCCAGCTCCCGGAAGACATTCCGGACCTCATCCCGCTCTATGCATTGCTGCTTGTTCATGTACTTCATGGCATACATCTTCTCTGTGTCCCGCTTCTGCACGATGCACACCTGAGGGGGGCCAAGGACCATTCAGCAGGACGCCAGAAAGTGTGTTCctcacctccctctgccctgaGAGAGTCAGGGTTCGTTGCCGGCAACGGGATGAGACGACTTCGAACAGGCACCATCTACAGACTGGCAGAGCTCAGTCACAGTGCACCCAGACAAGACTCCTAGCTGAACCCCTTACCGGCCATGACCTGTGAAAGTCACTTCATCTTACCAAGCTTCAACATCTCCTCCTCAGGGCCCAGATCAGTGTAAGGTGTTGTGATATATTGAGGACTGTTGTGTGGCTTGAGTGTGAAATGATCTCTCCGCAGGTTCATGTGTTTAAGCACCTAGCCTCCAGCTAGTGGCTCTGTTTTGGAAGCTTGCAGAAGCTTTAACAGGCAGAGCCTTGCCGGAGGAAGTAGCTCACTGTGCTGGGGATTGGGGGTGTGGTTTGGTCCTAATTCCTGTCCACTGCTTCCTAGAAATGCCATCACAGACCCATCCAGAGGTGCGTCTCTTAGTTGATTTCAGACCTCATCAAGTTGACATGTTTCAAGATAAACATCATAGGAACGAAGGAGAGAACCCTCTTAGCACAAAACTGCGCATCCAGGAAGCCTCTATCCACCACAGGATCATTGTTTCCACCAAGCAAGGACTGTCCATGATAGGAGGTTCCTGGACAATCCTGAAGGCATGGCACTTGGTGAGCAATATACTGTCATGGCCAAAGACCAACACTGCTATCCTTTAGCAGAGAGGAACAGATGATGGGAGAGACAAAAGATTcaccaaaggaaacagaaagttaAGATATAAGAGCTGGTGCAAAGCCAGCACCCATGCCCACTGCCAAGTCACCCGAGATCAGGTGACTCACACAATCAGAGCCATTGCTGAGGGTTTCTACAGACTATGGTCTCTAGGTCTTCGTGGAACACTGGTCACTGTTCTGAATGATTCCGGGTCTCAAAGTGAGTGAGACTCCCAGGTATCACCAGAAAGCCTGGAGCTGGCCATATACCTCAGTGACACTGGCCTCAGATCAAATCTCTGGTTCCACCCTGAAGGAATTCACATTCCTTTTCCTGAGAATGCACACATGGTAAAAGGTCTCTAGGTCGCCGTAATGCAAGCTGACTTCTAACCTCCTGGCACAGCTCCATAAGCGTCATGACTGCCACACAACCACTGAAGTCACTGACAGGACTTTTAATGGCATGCAACAAGTCTGGGACAGCAAGCAAGAGCACTAAGCTATGCAGCATAAACAACAGAGTGATACGCTCAGTCTGCACAGAAGGTAGAAGTGAGCCATGGGATGAAGGCAGCTGGGATGGAGAAGCTGCACAGACTCTTCTTGGCTATGGTTTCTGTCACACGACTGTGCAGTTCTGGTGACAGCTGGTGGTGCTTCTGTGGACCCTGCTCTACGGCAGTGACGTTAGGGCTGTCTGGCACTCTGGCCTTCAGGGTCTGTGGATGAACTGACTGAGCAGCTTCTCCGTTCTGAGCCCTCCTACATAGTCTCCCGTCATCCAGAGACACAACCTCTGTATCCACAGATGCAGTTTCCAAGGCAACACTGCACACTTAGTACCTTGCCCACAGACGTTGTAAGCCCAAGGGAGTTGAGCCTGAGACACGATGCCAACAGAGTATGGAGGGGGACATCCGAATGCCTCTAGGAGTCTATATACCTCAGCCTAAAGCCACCAGTGACACAAAAACAGCCAAGTCCCCATGCAGGTCAAAAGGATCCTTGCAAAACTCCCCTGGAAACTTCCTCTGCTAGATCTGATGCCCCAGGAAGATGGaccagatcctgcctccaggggCCATGCTCCTGTGCCCCAATCTCAGCGCTGCACTGCCCTTTGAGGGGGCAGACCTGCAAGAGCAGGTGTGGGGTTGCAGGACCCATATGGAACATTCATTTAGAGAATGGTTCTTGTGTCTGAGGGTGGGTTGTGGCAAAGAACCTTCTTGAATCTTTCTTTTCACATCAAAAAAGTCAAGTGGGGCTTTTACTCGGCCAATAGAGCAATtgtctaacatgcacaaagccctggtccATTGCATAACACTGGATGTGGTAGTGCATTCCTGTTATCCCGGCACTGAGAAGATGAAGGCAGAGATTTAatgtcatccttagctacatagcaagttcaaggctagcctaggctgcaCAAgactaaaacacaagaaaaaaggcaggaaggggaaaagggaaaaggcagacagagaagggagaaggaagaggaaggaaggaaggaggaaaagagggagggagagagaaaatgagagagaatgagagaagagaaagagggaggaagagggagagggagatggagagagagagagagagaaagggtgagaAAGCTCAAAGGTTTTGTCCAAGAAGCCATAGGACTCCCTAGCTGGCTGTCTAGGATATAAGATACAAACCTATGGTCTTCCAAGAGGGCTTCAGACAGCCAAGTTTAACCTGCCTTTCTGTGTCCCTGTAGGTGTTCCATGAACTATCAAATTAAGTCAATCACCCAGAAATCAAGCTGACAAAAAGAAGGTGAAAATCTCGGCTAGCGGCAACTATGCAAATGTGCGTGAATAAGCACAGCCGCAACTCAAGCCAAATCATCTGCTTCCGCACACTCTGCACGtgctctcagggcttcagagcCTGCCGAGGGCTGCCGGGAAGGATCCAGCTGCCCTCTCGCTAGAAGATTCAAATGTCCTGGAGGAAAGCTGCAGGAGGGGGCAACAGGTAGAACTGACTCAAAGGCTCCTGGCCAGGGTCCAGAATAAAAGGAAAACCTCAGAATGCCTCAACAACCCTTCATTAGCATCTGGCCACTTCTCAGAGCCCACCCATCCTAAAACCAGCACTGGCACAAGCCCAGCCAGGTCTCACACAGGCCACGGTGATCCCTGCAAAACTGCCTGGCGCTCAGACTAGTTGGTTCTCTTGGGCTTTCTGAACCTGGATGGACCTTGACACCAATCCCACTCCATGATTCTAACTGTCCAGCTGCAGAGAAGGACCAGCAGATGTGCCCAGAATGAATTCATAGGCTGGAATGGGGTAGCCGCTGCGCAGCTCAGCTCAGTGTAGAACAGGTAGTCAGGCCAAGTCAGCCACTGTTGGCTGTTGTACAACATCCGTCCATTCAGGAGCCCTGCCCACAGGTCAAGCATGGAGTTGTGACTGAGCACAGTGACATCAAGATTAATGAAGGGGTTAAAACTATGCCACACTGGCACACTGACTATTTCGAATTAAAAGTACCTGTATGAACAGGCATAAGCCAGTAGCTGACCATCCTGTCTCCTAAGAGCAAGAGCTGAAATTCCTTCCCTAAACTGAAAGGAAAGCAACATCCTTACTCAGAACCCAAGAGCAGACTAAGAGAACTGTGTAGACTGCACGTGTATGCTCCTGTTTAATCCTCCTACCTGCATCTGGTTGCTTCTTTACAGGTCAGTAGCTATGTGATGCCGGTAGCTTTCGGTCAGACCACCTAGACAGCTCACTGTCTTGCACACTTCCCAAGTAGTGACCCTCACCTCCACCACCCTGCAGCCTTTCTTGGTCTCAGCTCTATCCAGAGGCCCTGTGCTTTCATGGGGTCCCTCCCCTTGGCACATGGGTCAGGTCAGTAGAACCCACTATCTCCTGGGCAGCAGGAAATTTCATTTTGGGGACAGCACCTGTAGAGGAGCTTATGACATCTCTGGCTTTGGGTGTCTTTAAAAGAAGATTGTGACTCAGAGCTTCCAGGCACCAGCGACCACCAAGGAGGCCCAGGGACCTCgccttcctgtcttctgtttctCTGCTGGTGACAGCAGTCCCTGCAGGAGGCATGGCCTTCAGGCACAGATGCAAGGGCTGGGTGCTCATTTGTCAACTCAGCCCTCTGCAGTGTGGGGAGAGATGCTTTGCAGGGTTTCCTATCAAGACTGCTAATCCAGGACACTAGACCCCTATCCTGCCAGCCTTAGATATGGCTCTCTGGCCTAGATCTTGCAGCCCCAGCTTTCTGGTCATGAGATTGGCTGCAGATTGGATCCAGTTGGAGCAGAGAAATGGAAGGAGCATTGTGCTTCATCTCTAAGCTGGAGGTGTCCCTCCCTGCCTCAGGCTTCCTCACAGCTGCCCCCAAAGCTTCTGCACCAAGACATTTTTAGGTGTCATATGCACCCTGCCACCCTCTTGTGCACCTGGAACCCATCCTGAGACATTCTGGAAAGCTTTGGGGGGGTGGTTTCTGGGATCACAGAGGAACCTGTGAAGATAGTCATGTTGCCCCTGGAGACACTTGCCTGGGTCTGAGGTGTCCCTGGGGTCCCCTCTCTGAGACTCACGCTTCCCTCACTTTCTCCAGTTTTCCAGGGTGGTGGTGTAGGGTGCATACAGGAGACAAAGCAGCTGCAGTTCATTTAGCATAGGCTGCTAGGAAGCCCTTCTGCTGGCTTGTGAGGGATGGCTCGTGTGGACTGTGACTAGAGGGTAGAGAGTGCTGGAGAACATGACCCAGTCACTCACCACAGGTCCTCAGTGGTCTGCTCCAGTGAGTGGATGACACAGATCCCTTTGCCCTATTCCACGAATGTGACAGGAAGAgtaggaggcaggggtgggggctgctGAGACATTAAGAGTGTGAACAGAGGACTCCTGAAGGTAGGAAAAGGCCACTTCTGCTCCAAGACTAAGCTAGCAGGAGGTTGGCAGGTCAAAGCGGGCAACGACGGGGAAGGCACCAATGGCCAAGTGTCGAGCCGCAGATTCTTTTCCCCTGAGCTAGCTACAATCCTTcctcaaattattattttaaaagtctattgaAAATTTCAGAATGAAAATACGTGTCAGCCTCAGCAGGCCACCCAGCCTACCTGGTCCTGGATCCAGGCCCTTCTCTGACTGACGCTTCATTCTGCTCCCAGTGAGCAGAATTATGGGGCTGTCGGTCACAGGCCTGGCCAGTCAGAACATGGGCTGGGGGCCTTCTCTTGCAAATACACCTTCACtctgagcaggaggcagagaaggccaATTACTTCTGAGGCAGAAGTGAGCAGCCTGACAAACTCCCCAAGGAAGGCCCCCCTTtgtgggcaggggagggaggcGTCTCTGCCTAGCAGGCGCAGAGCCCTAGGTGATTCTGTCCCTTGCGTGGCTCCCCTATAAAAACTGCCTGCATAATTCCCCATCCTCCTGAGGTCAGTTGTGCAGCCCACACATGCCACAGGCCTTGTCTCCAGGatctctagggaaa
Encoded here:
- the Stk32c gene encoding serine/threonine-protein kinase 32C isoform X2, yielding MCPPPCRRRQLASPGPGTPEMPARSRAPCFSGASGRRGCLCRPYRQAARGGRCLTTRRTVCIVQKRDTEKMYAMKYMNKQQCIERDEVRNVFRELEILQEIEHVFLVNLWYSFQDEEDMFMVVDLLLGGDLRYHLQQNVQFSEDTVRLYICEMALALDYLRSQHIIHRDVKPDNILLDEQGHAHLTDFNIATIIKDGERATALAGTKPYMAPEIFHSFVNGGTGYSFEVDWWSVGVMAYELLRGWRPYDIHSSNAVESLVQLFSTVSVQYVPTWSKEMVALLRKLLTVNPEHRFSSLQDMQTAPSLAHVLWDDLSEKKVEPGFVPNKGRLHCDPTFELEEMILESRPLHKKKKRLAKNKSRDSSRDSSQSENDYLQDCLDAIQQDFVIFNREKLKRSQELMSEPLPGPETSDMADSTADSEAEPTALPICGSICPSSGSS